Proteins from a single region of Nomia melanderi isolate GNS246 chromosome 11, iyNomMela1, whole genome shotgun sequence:
- the Tektin-C gene encoding tektin C has protein sequence MPNSREYVMVPPPPLKFTLDEWHLNNRYRYRCSEAQQELADRLLAESHRICETSTERAKGNKEETEYRLKEKLEDIEFRKGELLRIRKEVLLETDALTIYKERIMNAIASVRRNALVICEKCLMFREHRLGIDLVCDDVERQLLKECEVIKGVENLLVRTLEQTQEQIRRLKATLYYMDHDLEDKENNLRIDRHNLTLKETSLNLSIYHGTSRLDPSTIELNEWEMQTNENIVAASKEINSARPMRCYIDTVIKQAVDDLNQQKDATDHAFRQRIEDIRDAKTKLELQHSEVMRQANEMTQNVTRIEKAIAEKERYLALAHTRLGNRCQRPGLELTRDLVETQLVKEVYDLREVVSKLQATMFEAQASLRYLLKTQVQIEEDINIKTNTLKIDEVDCMTLRQSMDYHAY, from the exons atgccaAACAGTCGGGAATACGTGATGGTTCCCCCGCCACCTTTGAAGTTCACTTTGGATGAGTGGCATCTGAATAATCGCTACAG GTACCGATGTTCAGAAGCCCAGCAGGAACTAGCCGATCGACTTTTGGCCGAGTCTCATCGTATATGCGAGACAAGTACGGAAAGGGCGAAGGGTAATAAGGAGGAGACAGAATACAGGCTGAAGGAAAAGCTCGAGGACATCGAGTTCCGCAAAGGAGAACTCCTGCGAATAAGGAAAGAGGTTCTTCTCGAAACCGACGCTCTGACAATATACAAGGAACGCATCATGAACGCGATAGCCTCCGTGAGAAGGAACGCTCTCGTTATTTGCGAGAAGTGTCTCATGTTTAG AGAGCATAGATTGGGAATCGACCTAGTCTGCGACGACGTTGAAAGACAACTGTTGAAGGAGTGCGAGGTGATCAAAGGCGTCGAGAATTTACTGGTGCGAACCTTGGAGCAAACTCAGGAGCAGATACGCCGGCTTAAAGCGACCCTCTACTATATGGACCACGATCTTGAAGACAAGGAGAACAACTTGCGCATCGACAGACATAATCTGACTCTGAAAGAAACCAGCTTGAATTTAAGCATTTATCATGGTACCTCGCGGCTGGATCCATC AACGATAGAACTGAACGAGTGGGAGATGCAGACGAACGAGAACATTGTTGCCGCCTCGAAGGAAATCAACAGTGCCAGGCCGATGCGGTGTTACATCGACACGGTAATAAAACAGGCGGTCGATGATTTAAATCAGCAGAAGGATGCCACCGACCACGCCTTCAGGCAACGCATAGAAGATATCAGGGATGCGAAGACGAAATTGGAGTTACAACACTCGGAG GTAATGAGACAAGCAAATGAAATGACGCAGAACGTGACGCGCATCGAGAAAGCAATCGCGGAGAAAGAACGTTACTTAGCATTAGCACATACGAGGCTCGGTAACAGATGTCAACGACCAGGTTTAGAACTCACACGGGATTTAGTGGAGACTCAACTCGTGAAAGAAGTTTACGATCTGCGCGAGGTCGTGTCGAAATTGCAAGCAACTATGTTCGAG GCTCAGGCGTCATTACGTTATTTGCTGAAGACGCAGGTTCAAATTGAGGaagatattaacattaaaacgaATACTCTAAAGATCGACGAGGTTGACTGCATGACCCTACGCCAGAGCATGGACTATCATGcgtattaa
- the Bre1 gene encoding E3 ubiquitin-protein ligase Bre1 isoform X1 produces the protein MSKRPADSGDSASQPPIKKVQFEPILIGPISTLEEMDMKVLQFQNKKLAQRLEQRHRVEAELRQRIEQLEKRQMQDDAVLNVVNRYWNQLNEDIRVLLQRFDAETADESENKNESEATTSFLMQLSSWDKEELDDKLANRVQVSKRAVSKVVQAFDRLSQRNEKITLALKGEFDGEEAPNIDEVVRRANSEIQMENRNLQAINIQLHEKYHTISLKMSELQDTITGKDTLAAELRNQVDDLQYELNKVRARNDKLEHHLGEAIEKLKAFQQIHGTDEKGSNKPNTLVASSVSQTKLEDLQRELEETRELANNRLQELDKLHQQHRDTLKEVEKLKMDIRQLPESVIVETTEYKCLQSQFSVLYNESMQLKTQLDDARQQLQSSKNAHLRHIEMMESEELMAQKKLRGECIQLEDVLAQLRKEYEMLRIEFEQNLAANEQTGPINREMRHLITSLQNHNQQLKGEVHRYKRKYKEASSEIPRLKKEIEELTAKLGQQTSQESKEGSNSDGSGKEEDASNSLSGSTQIKEESGVSIKRESGEEDVETIEVGEGEGNKGTPDSLTLTSPTLKKEKDIKREKDIKKENIKTEHRDPAHRAKDTKVAESELVRDLKAQLKKAVNEMKEMKLLLDMYKGVGKEQRDKVQLMAAERKTRAELEELRQQIKKIQESKREERKKLADEDAQIKIKKLEEQAYTLQRQVASQKQNCVWLQEEEALLNEMEVTGQAFEDMQEQNSRLIQQLREKDDANFKLMTERIKSNQLHKLAREEKDVLKEQVSTLTTQVEAANVVVRKLEEKERLLQNSLATVEKELALRQQAMEMHKRKAIESAQSAADLKLHLEKYHSQMKEAQQVVAEKTSSLEAEAYKTKRLQEEIAQLRRKVERMKKIELAETLDEVMAEELREYKETLTCPSCKVKRKDAVLTKCFHVFCWDCLRTRYETRQRKCPKCNCAFGANDYHRLYLST, from the exons ATGTCAAAACGACCTGCAGATAGCGGGGATTCGGCTTCCCAGCCGCCTATTAAAAAAGTTCAATTCGAACCTATTCTAATCGGGCCTATATCGACCCTCGAAGAAATGGACATGAAAGTTctacaatttcaaaataaaaagttgGCCCAG CGGTTAGAACAGCGTCACAGAGTGGAAGCAGAGTTGAGGCAAAGAATCGAACAACTAGAAAAGAGACAAATGCAAGATGATGCAGTACTAAATGTTGTCAATCGATATTGGAATCAATTAAATGAAGATATACGCGTATTACTTCAGAGGTTTGATGCAGAAACTGCTGATgaatcagaaaataaaa ATGAAAGTGAAGCTACAACATCATTTCTTATGCAACTCTCTTCTTGGGATAAGGAGGAGTTAGATGACAAATTAGCAAATCGTGTCCAAGTTTCAAAACGTGCAGTTTCTAAAGTTGTACAGGCATTTGATCGTCTTTCTCAGAGGAATGAAAAAATTACTCTTGCACTCAAAGGCGAATTCGATGGAG AGGAGGCACCTAATATAGATGAAGTGGTACGTAGAGCAAATTCTGAAATACAAATGGAAAATAGGAATTTGCAGGCAATAAATATTCAGCTTCACGAGAAATATCACACTATCTCATTGAAG ATGTCTGAACTACAAGATACTATAACAGGAAAAGACACACTTGCTGCAGAACTTCGTAATCAAGTGGATGATCTCCAGTATGAATTGAATAAAGTGAGGGCACGTAATGACAAACTAGAGCACCACCTTGGAGAAGCAATTGAGAAGCTAAAAGCATTTCAACAGATCCATGGAACTGATGAAAAGGGTAGTAATAAACCAAATACCTTAGTGGCATCCAGTGTCTCACAAACAAAG CTTGAAGACTTGCAACGAGAACTAGAAGAAACAAGGGAATTAGCAAATAATAGGTTACAAGAATTGGATAAATTGCATCAGCAGCATCGTGATACATTGAAAGAAGTAGAAAAATTAAAGATGGAT aTACGTCAACTTCCAGAATCGGTAATTGTCGAGACAACAGAGTACAAATGCCTACAGTCCCAATTTTCTGTATTATACAATGAATCGATGCAACTGAAAACACAATTAGACGATGCACGGCAACAGTTACAATCCAGCAAGAACGCTCACTTGCGCCATATCGAGATGATGGAG AGCGAGGAATTAATGGCACAGAAGAAACTGCGAGGAGAATGTATACAGTTGGAAGATGTTCTAGCTCAGTTGCGAAAAGAGTATGAAATGTTGAGAATCgaatttgaacaaaatttagCAGCAAATGAACAGACTGGACCAATTAATAGGGAAATGAGACATTTGATTACTTCTCTCCAAAATCACAATCAACAATTGAAGGGCGAAGTTCATCGTTACAAACGGAAATACAAAGAAGCTTCTTCAGAAATACCAAGG CTAAAGAAAGAAATAGAGGAACTGACGGCTAAATTGGGCCAGCAAACATCTCAGGAAAGCAAAGAAGGCAGCAATTCGGATGGCAGTGGAAAGGAAGAAGATGCATCGAATTCTCTTTCAGGTTCTACGCAG ATCAAAGAAGAAAGTGGAGTTTCCATTAAAAGGGAATCTGGAGAGGAAGATGTTGAAACTATCGAAGTAGGAGAAGGTGAAGGAAACAAAGGTACTCCAGATTCTCTGACTTTAACCTCTCCAACtctgaagaaagagaaagatataAAACGTGAAAAGGatatcaagaaagaaaacattaaaaCCGAACATCGCGACCCTGCTCATCGCGCTAAAGACACGAAAGTAGCGGAATCAGAACTTGTCAGAGACCTAAAAGCACAACTCAA AAAGGCTGtgaacgaaatgaaagaaatgaagcTTTTGTTAGACATGTATAAAGGCGTTGGAAAAGAACAGAGAGACAAAGTACAACTAATGGCTGCTGAAAGAAAGACAAGAGCAGAATTGGAGGAATTACGTCAgcaaataaagaaaatacaa GAGAGTAAACGCGAAGAGCGTAAAAAATTGGCAGACGAAGAtgcacaaataaaaataaaaaaactagaGGAACAGGCGTACACGCTTCAGCGTCAAGTGGCTTCTCAAAAGCAG AACTGCGTGTGGTTGCAGGAAGAGGAGGCTCTATTGAACGAAATGGAAGTAACTGGTCAAGCGTTTGAAGACATGCAAGAACAAAATTCAAGATTGATACAGCAGCTGCGCGAGAAAGATGATGCAAACTTCAAGTTGATGACGGAGAGGATCAAGAGTAATCAGCTACATAAATTAGCCAGAGAGGAGAAGGATGTTCTAAAGGAGCAAGTTTCTACGTTAACAACACAGGTGGAAGCGGCCAACGTAGTCGTTCGCAAATTGGAAGAAAAAGAACGTCTTCTACAGAATTCTCTAGCCACCGTCGAGAAAGAGTTAGCTTTAAGGCAACAGGCGATGGAAATGCATAAACGGAAAGCTATTGAAAGTGCACAATCTGCGGCTGATCTGAAGCTTCATCTCG aaaaatatcaTTCTCAGATGAAGGAAGCGCAACAGGTTGTAGCTGAGAAGACCAGTTCGTTGGAAGCGGAAGCTTATAAAACAAAGAGATTACAG GAGGAAATAGCTCAATTAAGGCGTAAAGTCGAAAGAATGAAGAAAATCGAACTGGCTGAAACTTTGGACGAAGTAATGGCGGAAGAGTTGCGAGAGTACAAGGAGACCCTTACTTGCCCGTCGTGTAAAGTAAAGCGCAAAGATGCAGTTTTGACGAAATGCTTCCACGTGTTTTGCTGGGATTGTTTGCGCACGCGATACGAAACACGTCAGCGTAAATGTCCGAAGTGCAATTGCGCTTTCGGAGCGAACGATTATCACCGTTTATACCTCTCCACATGA
- the Bre1 gene encoding E3 ubiquitin-protein ligase Bre1 isoform X2: MSKRPADSGDSASQPPIKKVQFEPILIGPISTLEEMDMKVLQFQNKKLAQRLEQRHRVEAELRQRIEQLEKRQMQDDAVLNVVNRYWNQLNEDIRVLLQRFDAETADESENKNESEATTSFLMQLSSWDKEELDDKLANRVQVSKRAVSKVVQAFDRLSQRNEKITLALKGEFDGEEAPNIDEVVRRANSEIQMENRNLQAINIQLHEKYHTISLKMSELQDTITGKDTLAAELRNQVDDLQYELNKVRARNDKLEHHLGEAIEKLKAFQQIHGTDEKGSNKPNTLVASSVSQTKLEDLQRELEETRELANNRLQELDKLHQQHRDTLKEVEKLKMDIRQLPESVIVETTEYKCLQSQFSVLYNESMQLKTQLDDARQQLQSSKNAHLRHIEMMESEELMAQKKLRGECIQLEDVLAQLRKEYEMLRIEFEQNLAANEQTGPINREMRHLITSLQNHNQQLKGEVHRYKRKYKEASSEIPRLKKEIEELTAKLGQQTSQESKEGSNSDGSGKEEDASNSLSGSTQIKEESGVSIKRESGEEDVETIEVGEGEGNKGTPDSLTLTSPTLKKEKDIKREKDIKKENIKTEHRDPAHRAKDTKVAESELVRDLKAQLKKAVNEMKEMKLLLDMYKGVGKEQRDKVQLMAAERKTRAELEELRQQIKKIQESKREERKKLADEDAQIKIKKLEEQAYTLQRQVASQKQEEEALLNEMEVTGQAFEDMQEQNSRLIQQLREKDDANFKLMTERIKSNQLHKLAREEKDVLKEQVSTLTTQVEAANVVVRKLEEKERLLQNSLATVEKELALRQQAMEMHKRKAIESAQSAADLKLHLEKYHSQMKEAQQVVAEKTSSLEAEAYKTKRLQEEIAQLRRKVERMKKIELAETLDEVMAEELREYKETLTCPSCKVKRKDAVLTKCFHVFCWDCLRTRYETRQRKCPKCNCAFGANDYHRLYLST; this comes from the exons ATGTCAAAACGACCTGCAGATAGCGGGGATTCGGCTTCCCAGCCGCCTATTAAAAAAGTTCAATTCGAACCTATTCTAATCGGGCCTATATCGACCCTCGAAGAAATGGACATGAAAGTTctacaatttcaaaataaaaagttgGCCCAG CGGTTAGAACAGCGTCACAGAGTGGAAGCAGAGTTGAGGCAAAGAATCGAACAACTAGAAAAGAGACAAATGCAAGATGATGCAGTACTAAATGTTGTCAATCGATATTGGAATCAATTAAATGAAGATATACGCGTATTACTTCAGAGGTTTGATGCAGAAACTGCTGATgaatcagaaaataaaa ATGAAAGTGAAGCTACAACATCATTTCTTATGCAACTCTCTTCTTGGGATAAGGAGGAGTTAGATGACAAATTAGCAAATCGTGTCCAAGTTTCAAAACGTGCAGTTTCTAAAGTTGTACAGGCATTTGATCGTCTTTCTCAGAGGAATGAAAAAATTACTCTTGCACTCAAAGGCGAATTCGATGGAG AGGAGGCACCTAATATAGATGAAGTGGTACGTAGAGCAAATTCTGAAATACAAATGGAAAATAGGAATTTGCAGGCAATAAATATTCAGCTTCACGAGAAATATCACACTATCTCATTGAAG ATGTCTGAACTACAAGATACTATAACAGGAAAAGACACACTTGCTGCAGAACTTCGTAATCAAGTGGATGATCTCCAGTATGAATTGAATAAAGTGAGGGCACGTAATGACAAACTAGAGCACCACCTTGGAGAAGCAATTGAGAAGCTAAAAGCATTTCAACAGATCCATGGAACTGATGAAAAGGGTAGTAATAAACCAAATACCTTAGTGGCATCCAGTGTCTCACAAACAAAG CTTGAAGACTTGCAACGAGAACTAGAAGAAACAAGGGAATTAGCAAATAATAGGTTACAAGAATTGGATAAATTGCATCAGCAGCATCGTGATACATTGAAAGAAGTAGAAAAATTAAAGATGGAT aTACGTCAACTTCCAGAATCGGTAATTGTCGAGACAACAGAGTACAAATGCCTACAGTCCCAATTTTCTGTATTATACAATGAATCGATGCAACTGAAAACACAATTAGACGATGCACGGCAACAGTTACAATCCAGCAAGAACGCTCACTTGCGCCATATCGAGATGATGGAG AGCGAGGAATTAATGGCACAGAAGAAACTGCGAGGAGAATGTATACAGTTGGAAGATGTTCTAGCTCAGTTGCGAAAAGAGTATGAAATGTTGAGAATCgaatttgaacaaaatttagCAGCAAATGAACAGACTGGACCAATTAATAGGGAAATGAGACATTTGATTACTTCTCTCCAAAATCACAATCAACAATTGAAGGGCGAAGTTCATCGTTACAAACGGAAATACAAAGAAGCTTCTTCAGAAATACCAAGG CTAAAGAAAGAAATAGAGGAACTGACGGCTAAATTGGGCCAGCAAACATCTCAGGAAAGCAAAGAAGGCAGCAATTCGGATGGCAGTGGAAAGGAAGAAGATGCATCGAATTCTCTTTCAGGTTCTACGCAG ATCAAAGAAGAAAGTGGAGTTTCCATTAAAAGGGAATCTGGAGAGGAAGATGTTGAAACTATCGAAGTAGGAGAAGGTGAAGGAAACAAAGGTACTCCAGATTCTCTGACTTTAACCTCTCCAACtctgaagaaagagaaagatataAAACGTGAAAAGGatatcaagaaagaaaacattaaaaCCGAACATCGCGACCCTGCTCATCGCGCTAAAGACACGAAAGTAGCGGAATCAGAACTTGTCAGAGACCTAAAAGCACAACTCAA AAAGGCTGtgaacgaaatgaaagaaatgaagcTTTTGTTAGACATGTATAAAGGCGTTGGAAAAGAACAGAGAGACAAAGTACAACTAATGGCTGCTGAAAGAAAGACAAGAGCAGAATTGGAGGAATTACGTCAgcaaataaagaaaatacaa GAGAGTAAACGCGAAGAGCGTAAAAAATTGGCAGACGAAGAtgcacaaataaaaataaaaaaactagaGGAACAGGCGTACACGCTTCAGCGTCAAGTGGCTTCTCAAAAGCAG GAAGAGGAGGCTCTATTGAACGAAATGGAAGTAACTGGTCAAGCGTTTGAAGACATGCAAGAACAAAATTCAAGATTGATACAGCAGCTGCGCGAGAAAGATGATGCAAACTTCAAGTTGATGACGGAGAGGATCAAGAGTAATCAGCTACATAAATTAGCCAGAGAGGAGAAGGATGTTCTAAAGGAGCAAGTTTCTACGTTAACAACACAGGTGGAAGCGGCCAACGTAGTCGTTCGCAAATTGGAAGAAAAAGAACGTCTTCTACAGAATTCTCTAGCCACCGTCGAGAAAGAGTTAGCTTTAAGGCAACAGGCGATGGAAATGCATAAACGGAAAGCTATTGAAAGTGCACAATCTGCGGCTGATCTGAAGCTTCATCTCG aaaaatatcaTTCTCAGATGAAGGAAGCGCAACAGGTTGTAGCTGAGAAGACCAGTTCGTTGGAAGCGGAAGCTTATAAAACAAAGAGATTACAG GAGGAAATAGCTCAATTAAGGCGTAAAGTCGAAAGAATGAAGAAAATCGAACTGGCTGAAACTTTGGACGAAGTAATGGCGGAAGAGTTGCGAGAGTACAAGGAGACCCTTACTTGCCCGTCGTGTAAAGTAAAGCGCAAAGATGCAGTTTTGACGAAATGCTTCCACGTGTTTTGCTGGGATTGTTTGCGCACGCGATACGAAACACGTCAGCGTAAATGTCCGAAGTGCAATTGCGCTTTCGGAGCGAACGATTATCACCGTTTATACCTCTCCACATGA